In Candidatus Thorarchaeota archaeon, the following proteins share a genomic window:
- a CDS encoding ABC transporter ATP-binding protein, whose amino-acid sequence MTLLDVRNLRMYYQTQTGLVKAVDNVSMELDSGESLGLAGESGCGKSSLAYSIMQLLPPAANIVGGNVYFKGTDLLRKSAREMRDIRWKNVAIVFQGAMNALNPVFEIGEQIAEAILMHENVTEEEALDRCAKLFEMVGLDPGRIHNYPHEFSGGMRQRAMIAMALACNPDLVIADEPTTALDVTIQAQILKLMQKLQKDLGLSLILITHDLSVIAETCDKTAIMYAGRIAELADVVSVYKDPIHPYTTGLVGAIPSMVKAEKKKLTSIPGIPPDLVNPPTGCRFHPRCPYAQDICTQEEPSFDEIEPGRFVHCHFAEQLKGELKLDLE is encoded by the coding sequence ATGACGTTACTTGACGTTCGTAACCTGCGCATGTATTACCAGACTCAAACCGGCTTGGTAAAAGCCGTTGATAATGTCTCGATGGAATTGGATTCTGGCGAGTCCTTAGGACTTGCAGGAGAAAGTGGCTGTGGTAAGAGCAGCTTGGCCTATTCCATTATGCAGCTTCTTCCGCCAGCAGCAAACATTGTCGGAGGAAATGTATACTTCAAAGGCACTGACCTGCTCAGAAAATCAGCACGGGAAATGAGGGATATCCGTTGGAAGAACGTAGCAATCGTATTCCAAGGAGCCATGAATGCCCTTAATCCAGTATTTGAAATTGGTGAGCAGATAGCTGAGGCAATTCTGATGCACGAGAACGTGACTGAAGAAGAAGCCCTCGATCGGTGTGCGAAACTCTTTGAAATGGTTGGCTTAGATCCTGGTAGAATTCATAACTATCCACACGAGTTTTCAGGAGGAATGAGACAGAGAGCGATGATTGCAATGGCACTCGCGTGTAACCCCGATTTGGTTATCGCCGACGAGCCAACAACTGCTCTTGACGTTACCATCCAGGCTCAAATCCTGAAACTCATGCAGAAGTTGCAGAAGGACCTTGGTCTCTCACTCATCCTTATCACTCACGATCTCAGCGTCATTGCAGAAACCTGTGACAAAACAGCAATCATGTACGCAGGAAGAATAGCAGAACTAGCGGATGTTGTGTCCGTTTACAAGGATCCTATTCATCCATACACAACCGGATTGGTTGGAGCAATTCCAAGCATGGTCAAAGCGGAAAAGAAGAAGCTTACTTCAATTCCGGGAATTCCGCCCGATCTTGTTAATCCGCCTACTGGTTGTCGGTTCCACCCGCGTTGTCCTTATGCACAGGACATTTGTACACAAGAAGAACCAAGCTTTGATGAGATAGAACCCGGTAGATTTGTACACTGTCATTTCGCTGAGCAGCTCAAAGGTGAACTGAAACTGGACCTAGAATAA